A region from the Acidobacteriota bacterium genome encodes:
- a CDS encoding protein kinase — protein sequence MAHVTLISFQSLVRSLVILFGLLISAVWLSPVLALDPHKAVSQYIHHVWRDELPQGSVLCITQTQDGYLWFGTYEGLVRFDGVRFVVFNKQNTPAIQSNRIVSVYEDHQHRLWIGTIGGGAVCYADGTFTAYTTREGLLNNTVRAFFQDQNETLWIGTDGGLNAWKDNQFSSFTRADGLSSNLILTFLQDSTGKFWIGTEGGGINLFDGKQFQTFSTTDGLPDLSIYAICEAQDHSLWIATERGICRFADGRLSPVLPQPGLASSFILAIYQDRDQNIWVGTNDKGVSRIVNGTYSAYTEAEGLSQNVVRCFFEDREGSLWIGTNGGLNRLQNGKFTPLTTTEGLSGNYVRSISQDLAGRIWIGTDGGGVNCLENDNLTHYTTTEGLLSNQVKSVFPSRTGQIWIGTDRGLNCLENGKLRAYTHKQGLRYEVVYALWEDQAGALWIGTDGDGAYVLRNGIFTTYTMAQGLRSNRVRALFEDRSGAIWIGTINGLNRLSNGKIESFAEPPSLSLNNVFSFYQDATGDLWIGTSDGLHRYHDGHFTRYTTRDGLFDDVAFQILEDRQGFFWISTNKGIYRIARQAFDDYDRKIIAVLPCVVYGKPDGMQASQCNGASQPAGWKMQDGSLWFPTTAGAIAISPDHIATNPLPPPMVIEQVVADGEVLPTAKKFSVDPGKKYIEIHYTALSLLWPDKVRFQYQLVGYDPKWIDVGTRRVAFYTKVPPGEYRFQVRACNNDGVWNETGVTMVLHVKTPWWMTIWAVALYAGVGIGGLYGLVQWRFRTIRRRAEQLELKVTERTNELAQTVEQLQLAKNETERKNIELKVAKDQVDHKNRELDHKIEELIASQQQADRIFSALAEALPGTILDGKYRLDEKIGKGGFGAVFRARHLTLDRPVAVKIFKPSPGNDSAEAVERFKLEGISASRLNHPNAVNVLDSGISHEGIAYLVMELLEGHSLAEELHRHHRLSPKRCATISIQICEALAEAHRLGIIHRDIKPENIFLTQTPEGEVIKVVDFGMAKLQEAGGNEQADLTLTGRIVGTPKYIAPERFAGLSYDGRCDIYSLGVTMYEMLCGSPPFLPKGDNVWSLINAHLQEHPPAIRDRAPYLTPDIEATVLQTLEKDPTRRPSASELIEFLKQDGWDLDWAKDTTTQSEAKSSTQTFSRAKTAELITQSLAMEINTTPTETLVVETSNNLGAEENGLKKSG from the coding sequence ATGGCGCATGTCACCCTGATTTCATTCCAATCTCTGGTACGAAGTCTGGTCATCTTGTTTGGCTTGCTGATCAGTGCTGTTTGGCTCTCGCCGGTGCTGGCTCTCGACCCGCACAAAGCTGTTTCGCAGTACATTCATCACGTCTGGCGCGATGAACTTCCACAAGGTTCAGTCCTGTGCATCACCCAAACTCAGGATGGGTATTTGTGGTTTGGCACGTACGAAGGACTGGTCCGGTTTGATGGCGTGCGGTTTGTGGTCTTCAACAAACAAAACACCCCAGCGATTCAAAGCAACCGAATTGTCTCAGTCTATGAAGACCACCAGCACCGGCTCTGGATCGGTACGATTGGCGGCGGTGCCGTGTGTTATGCAGACGGTACGTTTACGGCCTACACCACCAGGGAAGGACTGCTCAACAACACTGTCCGGGCATTCTTTCAGGATCAGAATGAAACACTTTGGATTGGAACAGATGGTGGGCTCAATGCCTGGAAAGACAACCAGTTCTCAAGTTTTACCAGGGCAGATGGATTGTCGAGTAACCTGATTTTGACTTTCCTTCAGGATTCAACCGGAAAGTTCTGGATCGGAACCGAGGGTGGGGGCATCAACCTGTTTGATGGAAAGCAGTTCCAGACCTTTTCCACAACTGACGGATTACCTGATCTGTCAATTTACGCGATTTGTGAAGCCCAGGATCACAGCCTGTGGATTGCCACCGAGCGTGGCATTTGCCGATTTGCCGATGGACGGCTTTCACCTGTCCTGCCTCAACCGGGATTAGCCAGTTCTTTTATTTTGGCGATTTATCAGGATCGGGATCAAAATATCTGGGTTGGCACAAATGATAAAGGCGTCAGCCGCATCGTGAATGGGACGTATTCGGCTTATACCGAAGCCGAGGGGCTTTCGCAGAATGTTGTCCGATGCTTTTTTGAAGATCGCGAAGGGAGTCTCTGGATTGGCACCAACGGCGGGCTGAATCGCCTGCAAAACGGCAAATTCACTCCGTTGACGACGACTGAAGGTTTGTCTGGAAACTATGTTCGCAGCATCAGTCAGGATCTGGCAGGCCGGATCTGGATCGGTACAGATGGCGGCGGTGTCAATTGTTTGGAGAATGACAACCTAACCCACTACACCACAACTGAAGGACTTCTGAGCAATCAAGTGAAATCAGTTTTCCCGAGCCGAACTGGCCAGATCTGGATTGGAACAGATCGTGGCCTGAACTGCCTGGAAAATGGGAAACTGCGCGCCTATACCCACAAACAGGGGCTCCGTTACGAAGTTGTCTATGCACTTTGGGAGGATCAGGCTGGCGCACTGTGGATCGGAACTGATGGTGATGGGGCCTATGTTCTTCGAAATGGTATATTTACGACCTATACTATGGCTCAGGGTTTGCGGTCTAATCGTGTGCGGGCCCTTTTTGAAGATCGAAGCGGGGCCATCTGGATAGGGACGATCAATGGACTCAATCGCCTGTCGAATGGAAAAATCGAAAGCTTTGCCGAACCACCATCACTGTCCTTAAACAATGTCTTTTCTTTTTATCAGGATGCCACTGGTGATCTCTGGATTGGAACCTCGGATGGGCTACATCGGTATCACGACGGCCACTTTACTCGCTACACAACCAGAGATGGCTTGTTTGATGATGTGGCCTTTCAAATTCTGGAAGATAGACAGGGATTTTTCTGGATAAGCACCAACAAGGGCATCTATCGCATTGCACGACAGGCATTTGACGATTATGACCGAAAAATTATCGCGGTGCTGCCCTGTGTGGTTTACGGGAAACCTGATGGAATGCAAGCCAGTCAGTGCAATGGGGCTTCGCAACCAGCCGGCTGGAAAATGCAGGATGGTTCACTCTGGTTTCCAACGACGGCAGGGGCAATTGCCATTTCACCAGATCACATCGCGACCAACCCGCTTCCGCCGCCGATGGTGATTGAACAGGTGGTGGCAGATGGCGAAGTGCTTCCGACCGCAAAGAAATTTTCCGTGGATCCAGGCAAGAAATACATTGAGATCCACTACACCGCATTGAGTTTACTCTGGCCAGACAAAGTCCGATTTCAATATCAACTGGTTGGGTATGACCCAAAATGGATTGATGTCGGCACCCGCCGGGTCGCGTTTTACACCAAGGTTCCGCCCGGTGAATACCGGTTTCAGGTTCGAGCCTGCAACAATGACGGCGTGTGGAATGAAACCGGCGTCACAATGGTCCTGCACGTCAAAACGCCCTGGTGGATGACCATTTGGGCGGTTGCGCTCTATGCTGGGGTTGGTATTGGTGGGCTGTATGGACTGGTTCAATGGCGATTTCGAACCATACGGCGGCGTGCCGAACAACTTGAACTCAAAGTTACCGAGCGAACCAACGAACTCGCTCAAACGGTTGAACAGCTTCAACTTGCCAAGAACGAAACTGAGCGGAAAAACATCGAACTCAAGGTCGCCAAAGACCAGGTTGACCACAAAAACCGTGAACTGGATCACAAAATCGAAGAACTCATTGCTTCGCAACAACAGGCAGACCGGATTTTTTCAGCTCTGGCCGAGGCATTGCCGGGAACAATCCTTGATGGGAAATACCGGCTTGATGAAAAAATTGGCAAAGGTGGGTTTGGTGCAGTGTTTCGAGCCCGCCACCTGACGCTTGACCGACCAGTGGCCGTGAAGATTTTTAAACCTTCGCCGGGTAATGATTCCGCCGAAGCGGTTGAACGCTTCAAGCTCGAAGGGATTTCCGCTTCGCGGTTGAATCATCCAAACGCGGTCAATGTCCTGGATTCCGGTATTTCACACGAAGGCATTGCCTATCTGGTGATGGAACTCCTTGAAGGACACTCGCTGGCGGAAGAACTTCACCGACATCATCGGCTGTCACCCAAACGCTGCGCCACGATTTCAATTCAGATCTGCGAGGCCCTGGCCGAGGCTCACCGATTGGGGATTATCCATCGTGATATCAAACCGGAAAACATTTTCCTGACCCAAACTCCGGAAGGCGAAGTCATCAAAGTCGTGGATTTCGGCATGGCAAAATTGCAGGAAGCAGGTGGTAACGAGCAGGCCGATCTCACACTGACCGGGCGAATCGTTGGAACGCCCAAATATATTGCCCCAGAACGCTTTGCGGGGCTTTCCTATGATGGGCGCTGTGATATATACAGCCTGGGAGTGACCATGTATGAAATGTTATGTGGGAGTCCGCCGTTTCTGCCCAAAGGTGACAATGTGTGGAGTCTGATCAACGCTCATTTACAAGAGCACCCACCGGCCATCCGGGATCGAGCCCCGTACCTGACACCCGATATCGAGGCCACCGTCCTGCAAACCCTTGAAAAAGACCCAACCCGTCGCCCCAGTGCCAGCGAGTTGATTGAGTTCTTAAAGCAAGACGGGTGGGATTTGGATTGGGCAAAAGACACAACTACACAGTCTGAGGCGAAATCGTCAACCCAGACTTTTTCCAGAGCTAAAACAGCCGAATTGATAACTCAATCTCTCGCGATGGAAATCAACACAACTCCAACGGAGACGCTGGTTGTCGAAACGTCAAACAATTTGGGGGCTGAAGAAAACGGGCTGAAGAAGTCGGGCTGA
- a CDS encoding methionyl-tRNA formyltransferase gives MRIIFMGTPAIALPCLDQLLADKHEIVGVFTQPDRPAGRGNKITAPPVKELALEHNLPVFQPTKIKTPEMHEHFKSLDADLAVVVAYGRILPQHLLDTPRLGCWNVHFSLLPKYRGAAPVNWAIANNEPLTGVTVMQMDAGLDTGDILLQTECWIAREDTTVTLGERLAEIGAQSLAEALHKHAEGTLPRIPQEHSQATFAPILNREDGLIDWSLPAETISCRLRGFQPWPGVYTLLNGTRTVIWKATPGAHKGAATAQPGTVLGLTPANQLAVACSGDSALLIEELQSEGRKRLPARDFTNGMRLAAGTVFGS, from the coding sequence ATGCGAATTATCTTTATGGGCACGCCAGCGATTGCCCTGCCGTGCCTTGATCAACTGTTGGCCGACAAACACGAAATCGTCGGCGTTTTTACGCAACCTGATCGTCCAGCCGGACGCGGAAACAAAATCACCGCGCCTCCGGTCAAAGAACTGGCGCTGGAACACAACCTGCCCGTCTTTCAACCGACCAAAATCAAGACTCCGGAAATGCACGAACACTTCAAAAGCCTTGACGCCGATCTGGCGGTGGTCGTCGCCTATGGACGCATTCTCCCCCAGCATCTGCTTGATACACCGCGACTTGGCTGCTGGAATGTCCATTTCTCGCTGCTTCCGAAATATCGCGGCGCGGCACCCGTCAACTGGGCAATTGCCAATAACGAACCATTGACCGGCGTGACCGTGATGCAAATGGATGCGGGTCTCGACACCGGTGATATTTTGCTCCAGACCGAATGCTGGATTGCTCGCGAAGACACGACGGTGACGCTTGGCGAGCGACTGGCTGAGATCGGAGCGCAATCTCTGGCCGAAGCACTCCACAAACATGCCGAAGGCACACTGCCTCGCATTCCACAGGAACACAGCCAGGCAACGTTTGCTCCAATTTTAAACCGCGAAGACGGCTTGATTGACTGGTCACTTCCGGCTGAAACCATTTCGTGCCGGCTACGCGGCTTTCAGCCCTGGCCAGGTGTTTATACGTTGCTCAACGGAACGCGCACCGTCATCTGGAAGGCGACGCCCGGAGCACACAAGGGTGCAGCCACGGCACAACCGGGAACAGTGTTGGGGCTGACTCCGGCTAACCAGCTTGCGGTTGCCTGTAGTGGTGACTCGGCCTTACTCATCGAAGAACTCCAATCCGAAGGCCGTAAACGACTTCCAGCCCGTGACTTTACCAATGGCATGCGACTGGCAGCGGGAACGGTTTTTGGCAGTTAG
- a CDS encoding DUF309 domain-containing protein: MTSSILTWLDVCQQLRLNTLPLIEGQGMPVFGLQSVEQLSDIDRHGLKLAARLGLKPRLACHAQLPDWIQARLEIECTGQQDSNFISYQPGSVVQWLNQQANTETLGTVWRDYQTSRDHPFTPPIGSTLKESWPHLRLGLVAGVDLFQASEYYAAHEAWESLWIRLPEGSEKLCIQALIQLCGAHIHRLKGRIHSLQTMWTKARRNLETVALDIDWLAIDQLICDSERALSSTLNAPIAWPVIPLVNRHADVPRKHL, encoded by the coding sequence ATGACATCATCTATTTTGACTTGGCTGGATGTATGCCAGCAACTTCGACTCAACACCCTTCCACTGATTGAGGGTCAAGGCATGCCTGTTTTTGGGCTTCAGTCAGTTGAACAATTGAGCGACATTGATCGGCATGGGCTGAAACTCGCGGCACGATTGGGTTTAAAACCCCGGTTGGCGTGCCACGCGCAGTTGCCTGACTGGATCCAGGCACGATTGGAAATAGAATGCACCGGCCAGCAAGACTCAAATTTCATCTCCTATCAGCCTGGAAGTGTGGTTCAATGGCTCAATCAACAGGCGAACACTGAAACACTGGGCACCGTCTGGCGTGACTATCAAACCAGCCGGGATCATCCATTTACACCACCAATCGGGTCAACGCTCAAGGAAAGCTGGCCACACTTGCGGCTGGGCCTGGTGGCCGGAGTTGATTTATTTCAGGCAAGTGAATATTACGCCGCGCACGAAGCCTGGGAATCGCTCTGGATACGCCTTCCAGAAGGTTCAGAAAAGCTCTGTATTCAGGCACTTATACAACTTTGCGGGGCGCACATTCATCGGTTGAAAGGGCGCATACATTCGCTTCAAACTATGTGGACCAAAGCCCGACGGAATCTTGAAACTGTGGCCCTGGACATTGACTGGCTGGCAATTGACCAACTGATCTGTGATTCTGAACGTGCACTGTCATCTACACTCAATGCACCAATTGCGTGGCCCGTCATTCCACTTGTTAATCGTCACGCTGACGTGCCACGCAAGCACCTGTAA